A stretch of Desulfurella sp. DNA encodes these proteins:
- a CDS encoding multidrug efflux SMR transporter, whose amino-acid sequence FAVLFEICGTTSMRLSNGLTKLFPSVALFVCYAVSFIFATMATKYLKLAIMYAVWSGVGIVGITLIDLTIFHEKINLVEILGLVLILAGSVLLRIA is encoded by the coding sequence TTTGCCGTTTTGTTTGAAATTTGTGGTACAACATCCATGCGTTTGTCAAATGGTCTTACCAAACTTTTTCCTTCCGTGGCTTTGTTTGTTTGTTATGCTGTAAGTTTTATATTTGCCACGATGGCTACAAAATATTTAAAATTAGCTATAATGTATGCTGTGTGGTCTGGTGTAGGTATTGTTGGAATAACGTTGATTGATCTTACAATTTTCCACGAAAAAATCAATTTAGTTGAAATTTTAGGTCTTGTGCTAATTTTAGCAGGTAGTGTTTTACTCAGGATTGCCTGA
- a CDS encoding U32 family peptidase — protein sequence MVELLSPAGNFQKLKTAIHFGADAVYCSFEDFGLRSRAGNFTLKELKEAIEYTKKTNRKIYLTLNSYLFDKDFDKLKDFLSFLKNYPPDALIVSDFGVLSFLQETKIPIHISTQANITNSYAANFLKQFNVERIIAARELTLADLGIFVKNASLDVEVFIHGAMCMAYSGRCFISSYLTGRSANKGDCAQSCRWKYTIFEDTRKNIPFFLEVHKEGSFIFNSYDLCALPILDRIIETGVKSLKIEGRNKSEYYAGLTTKSYRKAIDSYYEGTFKKHVLSLYEQLKTVSHRPYSFGFFLGKPKQYLKSSAYLKPCTYVALVLDRIGDKLKLLVKNRFEAGSFEFVTPNDNITVSINEMYTNDLSVKQIAHPGEIVYIKSVDNVNKNDILRFCYESDSWHLQKQAIGI from the coding sequence ATGGTTGAATTATTAAGCCCCGCGGGAAATTTTCAGAAATTAAAAACTGCTATACATTTTGGTGCAGATGCAGTTTATTGTAGTTTTGAAGATTTTGGTTTGCGCTCTCGCGCTGGAAATTTCACTTTAAAAGAGTTAAAAGAAGCCATAGAGTACACAAAAAAAACCAATAGAAAAATTTACCTAACTTTAAACTCCTATTTATTTGACAAAGATTTTGATAAATTAAAGGATTTTTTGTCTTTTTTGAAAAATTACCCTCCAGATGCTTTAATAGTTAGTGATTTTGGTGTATTGAGCTTTTTGCAGGAAACAAAGATTCCTATACATATAAGCACTCAGGCAAACATCACAAACTCATACGCTGCAAATTTTTTAAAACAATTTAATGTAGAGCGCATTATAGCAGCAAGAGAGCTTACTTTAGCTGATTTAGGTATTTTTGTTAAAAATGCAAGCCTTGATGTTGAGGTTTTTATTCATGGTGCAATGTGTATGGCTTACTCTGGAAGATGTTTTATTAGTTCTTACCTGACGGGTAGAAGTGCAAATAAAGGCGATTGTGCACAAAGCTGCAGGTGGAAATATACAATTTTTGAAGACACAAGGAAAAATATACCCTTTTTTTTAGAAGTACATAAAGAAGGCTCGTTTATATTTAATTCTTACGATTTGTGTGCTTTACCAATTTTAGATAGGATTATAGAAACTGGCGTAAAATCCCTAAAAATTGAAGGCAGAAATAAAAGTGAATACTATGCTGGCCTTACCACAAAGTCATACAGAAAAGCAATAGATAGCTACTATGAAGGTACCTTTAAAAAACATGTATTGTCCTTATATGAGCAATTAAAAACTGTAAGCCACAGACCATACAGTTTTGGTTTTTTTCTTGGAAAACCCAAACAATATCTAAAAAGCAGTGCATATCTAAAACCTTGCACTTATGTTGCACTTGTGCTTGACCGTATTGGTGATAAATTAAAACTTCTTGTAAAAAACAGGTTTGAGGCTGGATCGTTTGAATTTGTAACACCAAACGATAACATAACAGTAAGCATTAATGAAATGTATACAAACGATCTGAGTGTCAAGCAAATAGCCCATCCAGGTGAAATTGTGTATATTAAAAGCGTTGACAATGTAAATAAAAATGATATTCTTAGGTTTTGTTATGAGAGTGATAGCTGGCATTTACAAAAACAGGCCATTGGAATTTAG
- a CDS encoding RsmD family RNA methyltransferase, translating to MRVIAGIYKNRPLEFRKTKQIRPTKQIVKKSFFDTICPIIHDAVFVDLFAGNGFIGIEAVSRGAKKVFFVDRDDTFIKKNVQNLNISSDKFEIYRMDVFNFLNLNVVENADIIYVDAPYSLKIDDLVVFLLKKIKKDAIVCVESNKMVENERVFKIKQFGNSILNYLR from the coding sequence ATGAGAGTGATAGCTGGCATTTACAAAAACAGGCCATTGGAATTTAGAAAAACAAAACAAATAAGACCTACCAAACAAATAGTAAAAAAATCTTTTTTCGATACTATTTGCCCCATTATACATGATGCAGTTTTTGTTGATTTGTTTGCTGGTAATGGTTTTATTGGTATAGAAGCTGTTTCAAGAGGCGCAAAAAAAGTTTTTTTTGTTGATAGAGATGATACATTTATAAAAAAAAACGTGCAAAATTTAAATATAAGTAGTGATAAATTTGAAATTTACCGTATGGATGTTTTTAATTTTTTGAATTTAAATGTCGTTGAAAATGCTGATATTATTTATGTAGATGCCCCTTATTCATTAAAAATAGACGATTTGGTGGTTTTTTTATTGAAAAAGATAAAAAAAGATGCTATAGTTTGCGTAGAAAGTAACAAAATGGTAGAAAATGAACGTGTTTTTAAAATAAAACAATTTGGCAATAGTATATTAAATTATTTGAGGTAA
- the coaD gene encoding pantetheine-phosphate adenylyltransferase: MDKCCVVAIVPGSFDPITNGHIDIIKRASKIFHKVIVGVAKNTAKKSFFDFEERFELTKQVIESLNVASISVEKVDGLLVDFAKSKGAQVIVRGLRAVSDFEYEMEMAFMNRSLAPEIEIIYFMPYIKYSFLSSTIVKDVFVNGGDVSAFVSPIVIEHMKKKFKGEK, encoded by the coding sequence ATGGATAAGTGTTGTGTTGTGGCTATTGTGCCCGGTAGTTTTGATCCTATAACAAATGGTCACATAGATATTATTAAGAGAGCATCTAAAATTTTTCATAAAGTAATAGTTGGCGTTGCAAAAAATACTGCTAAAAAATCTTTTTTTGATTTTGAAGAAAGATTTGAATTAACAAAACAGGTTATTGAATCATTAAATGTAGCGTCTATAAGTGTTGAAAAAGTTGATGGTTTGCTTGTTGATTTTGCTAAATCTAAAGGGGCTCAAGTTATAGTTAGAGGTCTTAGAGCTGTTTCCGATTTTGAGTACGAAATGGAAATGGCTTTTATGAACCGTTCTCTTGCACCAGAAATTGAGATAATTTATTTTATGCCTTACATCAAGTATTCCTTTTTAAGCTCAACTATAGTAAAGGATGTTTTTGTAAATGGTGGAGATGTAAGTGCATTTGTGTCACCAATAGTTATTGAACATATGAAAAAAAAATTTAAGGGGGAAAAATGA